A single genomic interval of Gavia stellata isolate bGavSte3 chromosome 31, bGavSte3.hap2, whole genome shotgun sequence harbors:
- the LOC132319817 gene encoding uncharacterized protein FLJ45252-like → MDSEDEEETCKLCAGFLQSATRERHEASKEDPHSQSSQTRAGETLFPAFQSHTGEVFNEPDVFATAPFRSSRKVPDEVDVFTKAPFISKGNVAFRHPEEADVFLRAPFTKKKSMEELTSHSTSKEPFAPPVFLSQGGDVQHRPHPMFPSLDSAMRGSTALARSPYPSAGFSQPSNLHPSSVRAVETQENIPSKGVLQEQGGVPSERNQGGHALPQEAVLGSVVNKPFRPQSLSKYSRHYGPEDGQGLEVKPIAAYKVVSQTNRQAIAGSVSVAPLPSRTTELPGGDPFASAPFPSKAGKQKP, encoded by the coding sequence ATGGATTCAGAAGACGAGGAGGAAACCTGCAAGTTGTGCGCAGGGTTCCTGCAGTCTGCGACCAGGGAAAGACATGAGGCCTCCAAAGAAGATCCCCACTCCCAGTCTTCCCAGACTAGAGCAGGGGAGACGCTGTTCCCTGCCTTCCAGTCGCACACCGGGGAGGTTTTTAACGAACCGGATGTTTTTGCCACGGCTCCTTTCCGAAGCTCGAGAAAAGTGCCTGATGAGGTGGATGTCTTTACCAAAGCTCCTTTTATCTCCAAGGGCAACGTGGCTTTTAGACATCCAGAAGAAGCAGATGTGTTTCTGAGAGCCCCtttcactaaaaagaaaagcatggaaGAGTTGACTTCCCATAGTACGTCTAAGGAACCGTTCGCACCACCCGTTTTCCTAAGTCAAGGAGGTGATGTCCAACACAGACCTCACCCGATGTTCCCAAGCCTGGATTCGGCAATGCGTGGGTCCACAGCCTTGGCGAGATCTCCGTATCCCTCTGCCGGGTTTAGTCAGCCAAGCAATCTTCATCCCTCTTCCGTAAGAGCCGTGGAGACGCAGGAAAACATTCCTTCTAAAGGTGTTCTGCAAGAGCAGGGTGGCGTGCCCAGTGAGAGAAACCAAGGAGGACACGCGCTGCCCCAGGAAGCCGTGCTGGGCTCCGTGGTTAATAAGCCTTTCCGTCCGCAATCCTTGTCAAAATATTCCCGTCACTACGGTCCAGAAGATGGGCAGGGTCTCGAAGTCAAGCCCATAGCTGCTTACAAAGTGGTTTCTCAGACCAACAGACAGGCGATAGCAGGATCTGTCTCTGTTgcccctctgccttccaggacTACAGAGCTGCCCGGCGGGGATCCGTTTGCTTCAGCACCCTTTCCTTCCAAAGCGGGAAAGCAAAAGCCTTAA